ACTGGCTGGAATCTGTTTGAGCATCTTGGGTCAacgtgtctgtgttttctaccgGGATGCTCTGCTTGGAAAGTGGCTTCCAGTATTTCTTCATCATCTTATTTATGTCCACTCCCTCACACTCAATCTCCACCTGATGCTGAGGAAGTGCCGACTCTGAATGCTTCCCGATTTTCAGCACACTGAGCTTCAGAGGCTTATTGACCAGAAGATTGTAGAAGTCACTGTAAACTCCATTGTCCCAGGAGCCCTTGGACTCATCAAATCCACCCAAAGAGCACAAAAAGGCCTGAGGGGCCATATCCAGCAGACCCCCAGGCACGGATCTTACATTCTTGACATCAACGTCAGCCTTGTTTCCGTAATCGATAAACACGACGTGAAAACAAttgtcctgtctgtccatcacCCGAGCTCGGTACCACTGGTTATTACTGGAAAACAGGGCCAGGCAAAGACTTCCAGGAACAAGAGTTTTGGGGAACTTTGTGTCCAGCTGTGACTGTCCTGCCTCCTGAGCAAGCCTGGATATTTCATCCAAATCCCCCGTGTTTGCGTACTGGCACCAGAAGAAGAAGGGCTCCACAATACAGGAAGCAAAGACCTCCATTTTAGTGTCAGATCTGTTACGGTTCTCAGACGTGTGGGTATTTTCATTTCCCGTGGAACCGGTTTGACTGTACTGGAGGACATTTTCAGTGACAGAGTCTTCTTGCACAACATGCTTTTTGGCGGCGGGTGTCCAGTATTTCTTCATGGCatcatttacatttgttttttcaaaCTGGACTTGCACCGAATATTGAGGAATCGCTGTTTCCTGGTTGTCCTGAACATTAAACACCGTTACTCTTAGCACTTTGTCCACCAGGAGATTGAAGAAAACATCATAGACGCCGTCGTCCCACGAGCCCTGGGACTCTTCAAATCCATCcaaagagcacagaaaggccTGAGGAGGCCTCTCTAGCAGAGCCCGAGGCAGAGGTCTGGCGTACTTCACCTCAACATCGGCCTCATTTCcataatcaataaaaacaaggTGCAGTTCATTGTCATGTCTGCGCAGCACCTGAGCTCGATACCACTGATTATCATCAGAAAACAGAGCAAGACACGGACATCCAGGATTCAGAGACGTAGAGAAACTCAAATCCCCTTGGGACTGTCCTACTTCCTGGGCCAGTGTCGAGATGGTTTCTAGCTCTTCTGTGGCAGCGTATTGACACCAGAAGTAAAGAGGTCCAACAATGCAGGAAGCAAAGACCTCCTGTGTCTGCTCTGGAGGAACATCTGGCCTCTTGTACGCGCAGATATCCACGCTGCCCTCAGAGCACGTTTGAAATGACATCTGTTTCACCGCTGGCTCCACAAGAGACCTTCCTTTCCCCAGAATGATATCGACAATTTGTTTATGTTCGGCTTCAAAATTCATTTCATCCTCCTGAACGAAGACGTCACTGATCTCACCGTTGGACCGCCCTCCCACACACTCTCCATTGCTGCAtacctcccccacctcctgtGGTAAACTGCTCTGATTTGACTTGCTaggactggagcctgtgggctgctgctgctcaggcgTGGCTGCCGTTTGTCGTTCCGTCCGCTTCATCATCTCTCTGACAGCCACATTGACATTCACAGATCCATCGAAGAGTTCAACAATCAGCTTTCCGTTTCCCCCTTTCGCGACTACAGAAATGGTAAACGTGTGGTTGATGGCACGAAGGGCAAACCACCGGTTGACCTCCTGTGGTACTTCCTCTGGGACGCCGAACAGTCCCAGCAGAATGGCCTGCACGGGAACCGATTTAGCAAAAGCGGCTTCATTTGGAAAGGCGCAAATGTCCCATTCATTCACTACAAGAGTGTCGCCGTGATCCACGAAGTGCACCTTGATCTGCGGAGAGTTTTCCACAACTCGACCTCTGTACCATTGATTATCAGGGTGTTTAGCGATGCAAATGCTATCAGGTCCGACTGGTCGCTGTCTGCACAGATCCTGCGCAACAAATTGTTGAATATTTTTATGCAATTTAGATAATAAGTGAGAGCTCTTCTCCAGATTGCAGTAGAAGTGATTGACATTGTTGCAGGAGGTCACAGAGACCTTTTCCTTCCCACCTACCTTAATGCTGTGTGCTGAGCAACTATACCCATTACTGGGAGTAATTTGCACCTGATTTCCTCCTTTTAGAGCGACCAGCTTCCCAGCGCCTTCTGATGGAGCCTCAAACTCAACAACGTTGAGAGGAAGTCCTTCTTCATCCGACGTTACAGCTTTCAC
Above is a genomic segment from Takifugu rubripes chromosome 2, fTakRub1.2, whole genome shotgun sequence containing:
- the tdrd6b gene encoding tudor domain-containing protein 6 isoform X2 encodes the protein MKVQETTTNTKTLVANDRKDAAGSDNLDDCSIKSGSDSLLHRNHHSAVFPSDETATSDGTFAVGSNVSVKVTCIESLHKFWCQKTEKFSSVRRLMQNLQSHYAFTHPQPIVESICVARSPDDGMWYRSRIMASPHSPVVAVRFIDFGHVQKVPLRDVRPIDPAFLRLNAQAFQCCLFSERGPSDPTAVNAAESALADFQKLEDRGSSPDAGLRCVVKAVTSDEEGLPLNVVEFEAPSEGAGKLVALKGGNQVQITPSNGYSCSAHSIKVGGKEKVSVTSCNNVNHFYCNLEKSSHLLSKLHKNIQQFVAQDLCRQRPVGPDSICIAKHPDNQWYRGRVVENSPQIKVHFVDHGDTLVVNEWDICAFPNEAAFAKSVPVQAILLGLFGVPEEVPQEVNRWFALRAINHTFTISVVAKGGNGKLIVELFDGSVNVNVAVREMMKRTERQTAATPEQQQPTGSSPSKSNQSSLPQEVGEVCSNGECVGGRSNGEISDVFVQEDEMNFEAEHKQIVDIILGKGRSLVEPAVKQMSFQTCSEGSVDICAYKRPDVPPEQTQEVFASCIVGPLYFWCQYAATEELETISTLAQEVGQSQGDLSFSTSLNPGCPCLALFSDDNQWYRAQVLRRHDNELHLVFIDYGNEADVEVKYARPLPRALLERPPQAFLCSLDGFEESQGSWDDGVYDVFFNLLVDKVLRVTVFNVQDNQETAIPQYSVQVQFEKTNVNDAMKKYWTPAAKKHVVQEDSVTENVLQYSQTGSTGNENTHTSENRNRSDTKMEVFASCIVEPFFFWCQYANTGDLDEISRLAQEAGQSQLDTKFPKTLVPGSLCLALFSSNNQWYRARVMDRQDNCFHVVFIDYGNKADVDVKNVRSVPGGLLDMAPQAFLCSLGGFDESKGSWDNGVYSDFYNLLVNKPLKLSVLKIGKHSESALPQHQVEIECEGVDINKMMKKYWKPLSKQSIPVENTDTLTQDAQTDSSQSHAGDSKEKTNAVRYKQPTFSRDKKENVYASCIVGPCFFWCQYADTENLVQISQLCQEAGQTQPNTSNEAAAPGGPCLALFSSDSQWYRAQVMARRDATVHVVFVDYGNEADVAVECVRQLPPGLLATAPQAFLCCLNGFDKSDSSWHDEVCEDFYSLLVDKPLRVTVLSTKAYPEIEVPQYMVQVEFKDVMIGGWLDVNTLMDRRARQKGCLAAKVQLGGPQ